Proteins encoded within one genomic window of Streptomyces profundus:
- a CDS encoding AAA family ATPase: MAELHLHVDDLVATDQWRWVLTEPNGDGSGGRVVVSHRVRLDRERPEYEAFTDLHAYLRRHVAPDVQADREGEIIRAVGDWIAEEVLGPVAPALVAAAPAVVRVVVPPAARRLLFTPLELARVGGRPIALQDVSLVMEFDGGAAADRATRESDGPIRALALFSLPEGSRALHLRRERLTLTRLFAEARRAGRDVELHTLQYGVTRERLHEMLARPHGWDVVHLSGHGTPGELLLETDDGRPDRVQEADLVELLATARGVRLVSLSACWSATMAANEQRRLLDLPLVEAPRHGRGPAGRPVAATATELVDRLGCAVLAMRYPVEDGYAIALAERLYRSLLLDGQPLPRALAMALTGLHADASDGGSRPGALRAMAPALFGARAANLTLTPAHAPLPAPAGAAAPGGARLPDAPERFVGRVALLARASAALSPGGRRGGVLLHGMPGVGKTSCAWELASTHEHAFARVVWFEVPEPRADRVVDAGAVLADLALALEQAPAAPDLVQLLEEPDLFGAFIADVTQHLARSRLLLVLDRVDALVTPAGAWRDQRWATLLSALATPLGASRLIVTGRVVPAGLALAAEAVPLLSLDEVLLLVRELPRLARLVEGRVPGMSARAARRWGTGLLETARGHPKLLELVDAQASDPERLAGLLATAARTWAEVDGLTPDEADHPRVLRAWADGIVDELPPAHRDLFHFVCCLEEDDRTRPTIEHTWRSPRGRLDHPDETPVAALDEGLTALAAGGLLTVRRGADGDAHSYEVQSTVADQGRTRAGAAFRRRVDEQLSGYWMTVFKMAWQREGTDAQHARLAGPLIARAGLSASPYLIRLREWMAAEVLLEAVLRRDQARPTLARVLPVLRRLAALSAQSTQSASDDAGPPRSGALAQALGVLDRATAERQARAELARAVADGNDAAVASASSALAGLCVRTGHLDEALTHAEAAIAATRRAGHGPWTRLHSEAQRLRVMAEQGRSTEVLTAVDRLRGRMDALPKERLNGEAVEWWQVWEELHDTAQRAAVNGGAWQRAIEHGDAAHAAKRARGAPETDIAEARFPSYMPLLRLGRLPEALELLEACRAVFEEARDPLWLGEVFGALANVEDVRGHGEVAIARERDALRYAYRAGVPGVVVVGHVNLGTYLKVHARDAAGASAHHCAAALLAACTGSRTAESLHALAGDLVEFGSAARLPLDLAELSARVDEVPGVDLGRLLGRLVARPDDLDRTLTALVTEARQQAAQLGDSAALTEAVWGMVWEPLLAALVAADRGNSAARVKLRQRLTQLDALAPNFSPLAAVLRQLLDGARSPSVLADLSALDTPVATRALDALAGRVTVRVELWTAMHLGLPLGNVVAAAAGQTAMADAAGEALDDFRADPLLGAIVPPLEEILAGSRDEALATGLVHPMHRAAVAGVLHYLNTLRTARG, translated from the coding sequence ATGGCCGAACTCCACCTGCACGTCGACGACTTGGTAGCCACCGACCAGTGGCGTTGGGTGCTGACCGAGCCGAACGGCGACGGGTCGGGCGGCCGGGTGGTGGTCAGCCACCGGGTGCGTCTCGACCGGGAGCGCCCCGAGTACGAGGCGTTCACCGACCTCCACGCCTATCTGCGCCGCCATGTCGCCCCCGATGTCCAGGCCGACCGGGAGGGGGAGATCATCCGAGCGGTGGGCGACTGGATCGCGGAGGAGGTGTTGGGCCCCGTCGCGCCGGCGTTGGTGGCCGCCGCTCCCGCCGTGGTGCGTGTCGTCGTACCGCCGGCCGCACGTCGACTGCTCTTCACACCACTGGAGTTGGCGCGGGTGGGCGGGCGGCCCATCGCCCTCCAGGACGTGTCGCTGGTCATGGAGTTCGACGGCGGGGCCGCCGCGGACCGCGCCACGCGGGAGAGCGACGGACCGATCCGGGCGCTGGCCCTGTTCAGCCTGCCGGAGGGCAGTCGGGCGCTCCATCTCCGCCGGGAGCGGCTGACCCTGACCCGGCTCTTCGCCGAGGCCCGCCGCGCCGGCCGCGACGTCGAGTTGCACACCCTCCAGTACGGCGTGACGCGCGAGCGGCTGCACGAGATGCTCGCCCGTCCGCACGGCTGGGACGTGGTGCATCTGTCGGGCCACGGCACCCCGGGGGAGCTGCTGTTGGAGACGGACGACGGCCGCCCCGACCGGGTCCAGGAGGCGGACCTGGTGGAGCTGCTGGCCACCGCGCGCGGGGTGCGGCTGGTGAGTCTCTCCGCCTGTTGGTCGGCGACCATGGCGGCGAACGAGCAGCGGCGACTCCTCGACCTGCCCCTCGTCGAGGCACCGAGGCATGGCCGGGGGCCAGCTGGACGTCCCGTCGCCGCCACCGCGACGGAGCTGGTGGACCGGCTGGGATGCGCGGTGCTGGCGATGCGCTATCCGGTGGAGGACGGGTACGCCATCGCGCTCGCCGAGCGGCTCTACCGTTCGCTGCTCCTGGACGGGCAGCCGCTGCCCCGAGCCCTGGCGATGGCCCTGACCGGCCTGCACGCGGACGCCTCCGACGGGGGGAGCAGGCCAGGGGCGCTCCGGGCGATGGCGCCGGCTCTGTTCGGCGCACGCGCCGCGAACCTGACGCTGACCCCCGCACACGCACCCCTACCCGCACCGGCGGGAGCCGCGGCCCCCGGAGGGGCGCGGCTGCCGGACGCGCCCGAGCGGTTCGTCGGCCGCGTCGCCCTCCTCGCGCGGGCCAGCGCGGCGCTTTCGCCCGGCGGACGCCGGGGCGGCGTGCTGCTCCACGGCATGCCCGGCGTCGGAAAGACCTCCTGCGCCTGGGAGTTGGCCTCGACGCACGAGCACGCCTTCGCGCGCGTCGTGTGGTTCGAGGTGCCGGAGCCGAGGGCGGACCGCGTGGTGGACGCGGGCGCGGTCCTGGCCGATCTCGCGCTGGCGCTGGAACAGGCCCCGGCCGCCCCGGACCTCGTCCAACTGCTCGAAGAGCCGGATCTCTTCGGCGCGTTCATCGCCGACGTCACCCAGCACCTGGCCCGCTCCCGACTGCTCCTCGTGCTTGACCGCGTCGACGCCCTGGTGACACCGGCCGGCGCGTGGCGCGACCAGCGCTGGGCCACGTTGCTGAGCGCCCTCGCCACGCCCCTGGGCGCCAGCCGGCTGATCGTCACTGGCCGGGTGGTGCCGGCCGGGCTGGCGCTGGCCGCCGAGGCGGTCCCGCTGCTGAGTCTGGACGAGGTTCTGCTGCTGGTACGGGAGTTGCCGCGGCTGGCGCGTCTGGTCGAGGGCCGAGTGCCGGGGATGAGCGCGCGCGCCGCCCGCCGCTGGGGGACGGGGCTGCTGGAGACGGCGCGCGGCCATCCCAAGCTGCTGGAGCTGGTCGACGCCCAGGCGTCCGACCCCGAGCGGCTCGCCGGGCTCCTGGCGACGGCGGCCCGCACGTGGGCCGAGGTGGACGGGCTCACCCCGGACGAGGCCGACCACCCGCGTGTGCTCCGCGCCTGGGCCGACGGCATCGTCGACGAACTGCCCCCGGCGCACCGCGACTTGTTCCACTTCGTCTGCTGCCTTGAGGAGGACGACCGCACTCGTCCGACGATCGAGCACACCTGGCGATCGCCGCGCGGCCGGCTCGACCACCCGGACGAGACGCCGGTCGCGGCACTGGACGAGGGCCTGACGGCGCTCGCCGCCGGCGGACTGCTCACCGTGCGGCGGGGTGCGGACGGCGACGCCCACAGCTACGAGGTCCAGTCGACGGTGGCCGATCAGGGCCGCACCCGGGCGGGCGCGGCCTTCCGGCGGCGGGTGGACGAGCAGCTGTCGGGCTACTGGATGACGGTCTTCAAGATGGCCTGGCAGCGCGAGGGCACCGACGCCCAACACGCCCGCCTGGCCGGCCCGTTGATCGCGCGGGCCGGGCTCTCCGCCTCGCCGTATCTGATCCGACTGCGGGAGTGGATGGCGGCCGAGGTGCTGCTGGAGGCGGTGCTGCGGCGGGATCAGGCGCGGCCCACGCTCGCCCGGGTGCTGCCGGTGCTGCGACGGCTGGCCGCGCTGTCCGCACAGTCGACACAGTCCGCTTCGGACGACGCCGGACCGCCGAGGAGTGGCGCCCTCGCCCAGGCCCTGGGGGTGCTCGACCGGGCGACGGCCGAGCGGCAGGCGCGCGCCGAGCTGGCCAGGGCGGTGGCGGACGGCAACGACGCGGCCGTCGCCTCGGCGTCGAGCGCCCTGGCCGGGCTGTGCGTGCGCACCGGCCACCTCGACGAGGCCCTGACGCACGCCGAGGCGGCGATCGCCGCCACCCGACGGGCCGGGCACGGGCCATGGACCCGACTCCACAGCGAGGCCCAGCGCTTGAGGGTGATGGCGGAGCAGGGACGGTCGACCGAGGTGCTGACCGCCGTGGACCGACTGCGCGGCCGGATGGACGCCCTGCCGAAGGAGCGGCTGAACGGCGAGGCCGTGGAGTGGTGGCAGGTCTGGGAGGAACTGCACGACACCGCGCAGCGCGCGGCCGTCAACGGCGGCGCCTGGCAACGGGCGATCGAGCATGGCGACGCCGCCCACGCCGCCAAACGGGCGCGCGGCGCGCCGGAGACGGATATCGCCGAGGCCCGTTTCCCCTCCTATATGCCGCTGCTGCGCCTCGGCCGGCTGCCGGAGGCACTGGAGCTGCTGGAGGCGTGCCGCGCGGTGTTCGAGGAGGCGCGCGATCCGCTCTGGCTCGGCGAGGTGTTCGGCGCGCTCGCCAACGTCGAGGATGTGCGCGGCCACGGCGAGGTCGCCATCGCCCGCGAGCGGGACGCGCTGCGCTACGCCTACCGCGCGGGCGTTCCCGGGGTCGTCGTGGTGGGCCATGTGAACCTGGGCACCTACCTCAAGGTCCACGCCAGGGACGCGGCGGGCGCGAGCGCGCACCACTGTGCCGCCGCGCTGCTTGCCGCCTGCACCGGGAGCAGAACCGCCGAGTCGCTGCACGCCCTCGCCGGCGACCTCGTCGAGTTCGGCAGCGCGGCCCGACTCCCCCTGGATCTCGCCGAGTTGTCGGCGCGGGTGGACGAGGTGCCGGGCGTCGACCTCGGCCGGCTGCTCGGCCGCCTCGTCGCCCGACCGGACGATCTCGACCGCACCCTCACGGCCCTCGTCACCGAGGCGCGCCAACAGGCGGCACAGCTGGGCGACAGCGCGGCGCTGACCGAGGCCGTCTGGGGCATGGTGTGGGAGCCGCTGCTCGCCGCGCTGGTCGCCGCCGACCGGGGCAACAGCGCCGCCAGGGTGAAGCTGCGCCAACGCCTCACCCAACTCGACGCGCTGGCACCGAACTTCTCCCCGTTGGCGGCGGTGCTGCGCCAACTGCTCGACGGGGCACGCTCCCCCTCCGTGCTCGCCGACCTGTCCGCGTTGGACACGCCGGTGGCGACCCGGGCCCTGGACGCGCTCGCCGGCCGGGTGACCGTCCGGGTCGAGCTCTGGACGGCGATGCATCTGGGCCTGCCGTTGGGGAATGTCGTCGCGGCGGCGGCCGGTCAGACGGCGATGGCCGATGCGGCCGGGGAGGCCCTCGACGACTTCCGGGCCGATCCGCTGCTCGGCGCGATCGTCCCGCCCCTTGAGGAGATCCTCGCCGGCTCCCGCGACGAGGCGCTCGCCACCGGCCTGGTCCACCCGATGCACCGCGCCGCCGTCGCCGGCGTGCTGCACTACCTCAACACCCTGCGAACAGCGCGTGGTTGA
- a CDS encoding TetR/AcrR family transcriptional regulator C-terminal domain-containing protein, whose amino-acid sequence MALGDERRAAGVTMRAIAARLGVEAMSLYNHVAGRDDLIDGMVDAVFREIELPAPGADWKAAMRGRAASARAALRRHPWAVGLLDSRDQPGPATLRHHDAVLGALRTGGFSVAMAAHAFSLIDSYLYGFVLQELSLPFTDRAGFDEVAGGILDGLPSGDYPHLAELISEHALKPDYDHAAEFAFGLTLILDSLHPDER is encoded by the coding sequence ATGGCGCTGGGCGACGAGAGGAGGGCGGCCGGCGTCACCATGCGGGCGATCGCCGCGCGGCTGGGCGTCGAGGCGATGTCGCTCTACAACCATGTCGCCGGCCGGGACGACCTCATCGACGGGATGGTCGACGCGGTGTTCCGCGAGATCGAACTGCCGGCGCCGGGCGCGGACTGGAAGGCGGCCATGCGCGGGCGCGCCGCCTCCGCGCGCGCGGCGCTGCGTCGCCACCCCTGGGCCGTCGGCCTGTTGGACTCCCGCGACCAGCCGGGCCCGGCCACGCTGCGTCACCACGACGCCGTGCTGGGCGCGCTGCGCACCGGCGGTTTCTCCGTCGCGATGGCCGCCCACGCCTTCTCCCTGATCGACAGCTACCTCTACGGGTTCGTCCTCCAGGAGCTGAGCCTGCCGTTCACCGACCGCGCCGGGTTCGACGAGGTCGCGGGCGGCATTCTGGACGGCCTGCCGAGCGGCGACTACCCCCACCTCGCCGAGCTGATCAGCGAACACGCCCTCAAGCCGGACTACGACCACGCCGCCGAGTTCGCGTTCGGCCTCACCCTGATCCTGGACTCGCTCCACCCCGACGAGCGGTAG
- a CDS encoding helix-turn-helix domain-containing protein, with product MHSNEMAVFGVSEPEEKVYRHFLRHPETSGQGIHLVLGEDEETVADAVERLVRLHLLRPGDRPEDLVPADPELAVARLTELRLRDMYQEIQRITQSHHVLAELRAESAARDHARSAPGSFTEQGVEELDGREELRGRMEDLVFFAREEIVSVEPGIHLMAEQVGQAQGLEWRALRRGVSRRLVVPRAALHHQPVAGYLRELMARGGRVRVATEMSDQVVVYDRRVALMPQDPKNIEHGALLVRGRALVSTLLGLFEKVWEQAEDVTVELRDPAESQLPELSEAELRVLHVMCVVGKDETGARDLGVSVRTYRRHVADVMRRLGASTRAQAALLARERGWL from the coding sequence GTGCACAGCAACGAGATGGCCGTTTTCGGAGTCTCCGAGCCGGAGGAGAAGGTTTATCGGCATTTTCTACGCCATCCCGAAACCAGCGGTCAGGGTATTCATCTGGTGCTCGGCGAGGACGAGGAGACGGTGGCCGATGCCGTCGAGAGACTTGTGCGGTTGCATCTGCTGAGACCCGGGGATCGGCCGGAGGATTTGGTCCCGGCCGATCCCGAGCTCGCCGTCGCCCGGCTGACGGAGCTGCGCCTGCGGGACATGTATCAGGAGATCCAGCGGATCACCCAGAGCCATCACGTGCTCGCCGAACTACGCGCGGAGAGCGCCGCCCGGGATCACGCCCGCTCCGCGCCCGGCTCGTTCACCGAGCAGGGTGTGGAGGAGCTGGACGGCCGCGAGGAGCTGCGCGGCCGGATGGAGGATCTGGTCTTCTTCGCCAGGGAGGAGATCGTATCCGTCGAGCCCGGGATCCATCTGATGGCCGAACAGGTGGGCCAGGCCCAGGGGTTGGAGTGGCGCGCGCTGCGCAGGGGGGTGAGCAGGCGGCTGGTGGTGCCGAGGGCCGCGCTGCACCACCAGCCGGTGGCCGGCTATCTGCGGGAGCTGATGGCGCGCGGCGGCCGGGTGCGGGTGGCCACGGAGATGTCGGACCAGGTCGTGGTCTACGACCGCAGGGTCGCGCTGATGCCGCAGGACCCGAAGAACATCGAGCACGGCGCCCTGCTGGTGCGCGGCCGGGCGCTGGTCTCCACGCTGCTGGGGCTCTTCGAGAAGGTGTGGGAGCAGGCGGAGGATGTGACGGTCGAGCTGCGGGATCCGGCGGAGAGCCAGCTGCCCGAGCTGTCCGAGGCGGAGCTGCGGGTCCTCCATGTGATGTGCGTCGTGGGCAAGGACGAGACGGGCGCCCGCGATCTCGGCGTCTCCGTGCGCACCTACCGACGCCATGTCGCCGATGTGATGCGGCGCCTGGGCGCCTCCACGCGCGCCCAGGCGGCGCTGCTGGCCAGGGAGCGCGGCTGGCTCTGA
- a CDS encoding SAM-dependent methyltransferase, whose amino-acid sequence MHNDSPHVSRRADAYPDLDHVYAQCSGPGGLRLAEHMAEAMGLRNAATLVDIGSNRGLGTCFLAKEYGVTALALDPWEDREDSRPMVDHVADNARAWGVTDRVFALRAGVPDTGFASRSFDFAYSTTTLEMIRSLQGEAGYQAALGEVHRILKPGGVFGLGEPMHLEVPIPDDLRPYVTRGDFSWAECFSDLTSTVAQVSKAGFEIVHAEYAADATAWWDEFARHDPFAKADPDGDPTTLRVDAGRWTSFGIVIARKPDAGRD is encoded by the coding sequence ATGCACAACGACAGCCCCCACGTATCGCGCCGCGCCGACGCCTATCCCGATCTCGATCATGTCTACGCGCAGTGCAGCGGTCCTGGCGGGCTGCGGCTGGCCGAGCACATGGCGGAGGCGATGGGGCTGCGGAACGCCGCCACGCTGGTCGACATCGGCTCCAACCGCGGCCTGGGGACCTGCTTTCTCGCCAAGGAGTACGGGGTCACCGCGCTGGCCCTGGACCCGTGGGAGGACAGGGAGGACAGCCGCCCGATGGTCGACCATGTCGCCGACAACGCCCGCGCGTGGGGCGTGACGGACCGGGTGTTCGCGCTGCGGGCGGGCGTGCCCGACACCGGGTTCGCCAGCCGCTCCTTCGACTTCGCCTACTCCACCACGACGTTGGAGATGATCCGCAGCCTGCAGGGCGAGGCGGGCTACCAGGCGGCGCTCGGCGAGGTGCACCGCATCCTCAAGCCGGGCGGCGTGTTCGGCCTCGGTGAGCCCATGCACCTGGAGGTGCCCATCCCTGACGATCTGCGACCGTATGTGACACGGGGAGACTTCTCCTGGGCCGAGTGCTTCAGCGATCTGACCAGCACCGTGGCCCAGGTCAGCAAGGCCGGGTTCGAGATCGTCCATGCCGAGTACGCGGCCGACGCCACCGCCTGGTGGGACGAGTTCGCGCGTCACGACCCGTTCGCCAAGGCGGACCCCGACGGCGACCCCACGACGCTGCGCGTCGACGCGGGCCGCTGGACCAGCTTCGGCATCGTCATCGCCCGCAAGCCGGACGCGGGGCGGGACTGA
- a CDS encoding amidohydrolase has protein sequence MAVPPDVLRSAVELYVALHLRPELSGAERDTAGRLASWLAEDGYAVTGDIGGHGVAGVLRRGEGPTVLLRAELDALPVAEETGLPYRSEVPGVSHACGHDLHLAALAGAARMLARDTDGWRGTLLIVGQPAEETLSGARAMLDDGLYQLAGPPDTVLAQHTAPLPAGTVAHGQGPMLAGTIALDAVLHGVGGHAGAPHMAVDPVVAAASAVLRLQTVISRETAPAEQAVLTVGRLRAGTESNVIPDHAELGLSLRAFAEPTLERLLAAVRRVLTAEAEAAGAPRPPEITVRSRSRALLPDGALTAELGAAHTKAFGQGRVLPWSPATAAEDFGWFGPEGATSHGHRDVRLGYWMLGTVSAAAWRAAAEGGRAVPANHSPAFAPDVRTALPTGAEALVTAACHAFHRERESGAARAGHAPAPSEESG, from the coding sequence ATGGCCGTGCCGCCGGATGTCCTCCGGTCCGCCGTCGAGCTCTATGTCGCGCTCCACCTCAGGCCCGAACTGTCGGGGGCCGAGCGGGACACGGCCGGACGGCTCGCCTCCTGGCTGGCGGAGGACGGCTACGCCGTCACCGGGGACATCGGTGGGCACGGCGTGGCCGGGGTGCTTCGCCGGGGCGAGGGCCCCACCGTGCTGTTGCGCGCCGAACTCGACGCGCTGCCGGTGGCGGAGGAGACCGGCCTCCCCTACCGCAGCGAGGTCCCCGGCGTCTCCCACGCCTGTGGTCACGATCTGCATCTGGCCGCCCTGGCCGGCGCCGCCAGGATGCTGGCGAGGGACACCGACGGCTGGCGCGGCACGCTGCTGATCGTCGGCCAGCCCGCCGAGGAGACCCTGAGCGGCGCCCGCGCCATGCTCGACGACGGCCTCTACCAGCTGGCGGGCCCGCCGGACACCGTGCTCGCCCAGCACACCGCGCCGCTGCCCGCCGGCACCGTCGCGCACGGCCAGGGCCCCATGCTGGCCGGCACGATCGCCCTCGACGCCGTGCTGCACGGTGTCGGCGGCCACGCGGGGGCACCGCACATGGCGGTGGACCCGGTGGTGGCGGCGGCCTCCGCCGTGCTCCGACTACAGACCGTGATCTCCCGCGAGACCGCGCCAGCGGAGCAGGCCGTGCTCACCGTGGGCCGGCTGCGCGCCGGCACCGAGTCCAACGTGATCCCCGACCACGCCGAACTCGGCCTGAGCCTGCGGGCGTTCGCCGAGCCGACGCTGGAGCGGCTGCTCGCCGCCGTGCGCCGGGTGCTGACCGCCGAGGCCGAGGCCGCCGGCGCGCCACGCCCGCCGGAGATCACCGTCCGCTCCCGTTCCCGGGCGCTGCTCCCCGACGGCGCGCTCACCGCCGAGTTGGGCGCCGCGCACACCAAGGCGTTCGGCCAGGGCCGGGTGCTGCCCTGGTCGCCCGCGACCGCCGCCGAGGACTTCGGCTGGTTCGGCCCCGAAGGGGCGACGTCCCACGGCCACCGGGACGTCCGCCTCGGCTACTGGATGCTGGGCACCGTTTCCGCCGCCGCCTGGCGCGCCGCCGCCGAGGGGGGACGTGCCGTTCCCGCCAACCACTCCCCCGCGTTCGCGCCCGATGTGCGCACCGCGCTGCCCACCGGCGCCGAGGCCCTGGTCACCGCCGCCTGTCACGCGTTCCACCGGGAACGGGAGTCGGGGGCGGCGCGCGCCGGGCACGCGCCGGCACCGAGCGAGGAGTCCGGGTGA
- a CDS encoding thiazolylpeptide-type bacteriocin, which yields MSDKPQLSSLADEILELESETFEISDYSDQAEVVLAGSTSCSSTSTCSSTTSTTSCSA from the coding sequence ATGTCTGACAAGCCGCAGCTGTCCTCGCTCGCCGACGAGATCCTTGAGCTGGAGTCGGAGACCTTCGAGATCTCCGACTACTCGGACCAGGCCGAGGTCGTGCTGGCCGGTTCCACCTCGTGTTCCTCGACCTCGACCTGCTCCAGCACCACCAGCACCACCTCCTGCAGCGCGTAG
- a CDS encoding thiazolylpeptide-type bacteriocin, producing the protein MSDKPQLSSLADEILELESETFEIADYSDQAEVVLAGSTSCSSTSTCSSTCSTTSCSA; encoded by the coding sequence ATGTCTGACAAGCCGCAGCTGTCCTCGCTGGCCGACGAGATCCTTGAGCTGGAGTCGGAGACCTTCGAGATCGCGGACTACTCGGACCAGGCCGAGGTCGTGCTGGCCGGTTCCACCTCGTGTTCCTCGACCTCGACCTGCTCCAGCACCTGCAGCACCACCTCCTGCAGCGCCTGA
- a CDS encoding thiazolylpeptide-type bacteriocin, producing the protein MSEKPQLSTLADEILELESETFEIADYADDAEVVLAGSTSTSSTSTCSATTSTTSCSA; encoded by the coding sequence ATGTCCGAGAAGCCGCAGCTGTCCACGCTGGCCGACGAGATCCTTGAGCTGGAGTCGGAGACCTTCGAGATCGCGGACTACGCGGACGACGCCGAGGTCGTGCTGGCCGGTTCCACCTCGACCTCCTCGACGTCGACCTGTTCCGCCACCACCAGCACCACCTCGTGCAGCGCCTGA
- a CDS encoding peptidase inhibitor family I36 protein, whose protein sequence is MGFRSVVARLWSVAAVLTLAAGGVTLTAPAAAADSSQCPNGSFCVWEHSSYTGRFLHSGSSVGNVGNDMNDRMTSYWNRTGKTVSVYEHSNYTGCMFSVAPGKSEAAVASHFNDKMTSFRVGSGC, encoded by the coding sequence ATGGGATTCAGAAGTGTCGTCGCACGCCTGTGGTCGGTCGCGGCGGTTCTGACGCTCGCCGCCGGTGGTGTCACGCTGACCGCGCCCGCGGCGGCGGCCGACTCCAGCCAGTGCCCGAACGGCTCGTTCTGTGTCTGGGAACACTCCAGCTACACCGGCAGGTTCCTGCACTCCGGCTCGTCCGTGGGCAATGTCGGCAACGACATGAACGACCGCATGACCTCGTACTGGAACCGCACCGGCAAGACCGTCAGCGTCTATGAGCACTCCAACTACACCGGCTGTATGTTCTCCGTCGCCCCCGGGAAGTCCGAGGCGGCCGTCGCCTCGCACTTCAACGACAAGATGACCTCCTTCCGGGTGGGCAGCGGCTGCTGA